CCTGCATTGAGGCGCTTGCGGTGTCTGAAGTGCCGGGAAGAAGTGTTTGATCCGGAGGCGATGCAGGTACGAGACCACTATCTCTCCAAGGACCCGGTCTGGCAGGCCGGGCGCCGCGCCCTCTCGAAGAGGACGGCCAATCGGCGGCGGTCCGTGGCGCAAGCCGCCTGAAGTGACCAGCCCCCCTGTTTAGTGCCACCCGTGATGAGAGTATAGGGGCTGCTCGTCGGGTGGTCTAGTTGTGATTCCGTACGGCACCGGGACGACCGTTTCCGGTGCCGGCGGTTTGTATCCGAGCGCACTGTGCGGCCGGATCGTGTTGTAGTGGATTCTCCATCGTTCGATCAGGACCTGAGCCTCCTTCAGCGTGTAGAAGATCTCGCCGTTCAAGAGTTCGTTCCTGAGCTTCCCGTTGAAGCTCTCGTTGTATCCGTTCTCCCAAGGGGATCCGGGTTCAATGAACAGGGTCTGGACCCCGATCTGGGCCAGCCAGTTCCGCACGGCGTGGGCCGTGAATTCGGGACCGTTGTCGCTTCGGATGTGCTCGGGAACGGCCCGCGTGAGGAAGAGCCCTGCCAGAACTTCCAGGACAGCCTGGCTGTCCAGCGTGCGCTCCACCTTGATCGCCAGACACTCCCGCGTGTACTCGTCCAGGACGGTCAGCATCCGAAGCGGCCGGCCGTCATGGGTGTAATCCTGCACGAAATCGTAGCTCCAGACGTGGTCCCGATGGGCCGGC
The nucleotide sequence above comes from Nitrospirota bacterium. Encoded proteins:
- a CDS encoding YgiT-type zinc finger protein, with amino-acid sequence MILDECPNCGSKKVKYVISDYTIRLARNHRVKIPALRRLRCLKCREEVFDPEAMQVRDHYLSKDPVWQAGRRALSKRTANRRRSVAQAA